A window of the Haloarcula litorea genome harbors these coding sequences:
- a CDS encoding histidine kinase N-terminal 7TM domain-containing protein — MEPVGLVVVCGSLVAGVGALGLATYLRRQRQSAGVQWFAVSLVGVAAWCLTYGVGLLVFAYPLRLHIEALSLAAAHWLGPTFLLFSLQYTGRAAVVRGWRRLALLAVPAVATGLFATHPFHALLWAGAEPASALGLSVVQYRIQPLLFATLLFGLTCAGVAVLLLVETVVSYGPLYRTEAVAVALSTAPPTAGLVPWLLGVGPVPALNLAPPLFAFHVLLDGYAFLSSDMFETSPTTQRAAERDAIDDIRTPVVVTDTAGRIVKPNAAAVSLFDIDTRDGLGDPLTDYVAVALDDLDGTQWATVREAGRSRQYSVVVSALTDPSGRTVGRTVVFQDVTQEREREQRLDVLNRIIRHNLRNEMTVIRGHADVIEDRADDGQVTDSASTIERSADRLLATGEKAREFERVLDTPGRQSVDVTTFVESVVADFRVRFPDATVDVETTVPVKCETEPAILRLVLGNLMENALEHGSHVTVSVESDDGDVTLAIHDDGPGITPEELAPIRRGQETALEHSTGIGLWVVRWGVAKLGGDVSFAPSDDGTTVRVSLPGRP, encoded by the coding sequence GTGGAACCGGTCGGACTCGTCGTCGTGTGTGGGTCGCTCGTCGCCGGAGTGGGGGCACTCGGTCTGGCGACCTACCTCCGGCGACAGCGACAGAGCGCCGGTGTCCAGTGGTTCGCCGTCTCGCTCGTGGGGGTCGCGGCGTGGTGTCTGACCTACGGCGTGGGCCTGCTGGTGTTCGCGTACCCGTTGCGCCTCCACATCGAGGCGCTGTCGCTGGCCGCCGCGCACTGGCTCGGCCCGACGTTTCTCCTGTTCAGTCTACAGTACACGGGCCGTGCCGCCGTCGTCCGCGGCTGGCGGCGACTGGCGCTCCTGGCGGTCCCGGCCGTCGCGACCGGCCTGTTCGCCACGCACCCGTTCCACGCGCTGCTCTGGGCCGGCGCGGAGCCCGCCTCGGCGCTCGGGCTCTCCGTGGTCCAGTACCGGATCCAACCCCTGCTGTTCGCCACGCTCCTCTTCGGGCTGACGTGTGCCGGCGTCGCCGTCCTCCTGCTTGTCGAGACGGTCGTCAGCTACGGCCCGCTGTACCGGACCGAGGCGGTCGCCGTCGCGCTGAGCACCGCTCCCCCGACCGCGGGGCTGGTCCCCTGGCTGCTGGGCGTCGGACCGGTCCCGGCGCTCAACCTCGCGCCCCCGCTTTTCGCCTTCCACGTCCTGCTGGACGGTTACGCGTTCCTCAGCAGCGATATGTTCGAGACCAGCCCGACGACACAGCGGGCGGCCGAGCGCGACGCCATCGACGACATCCGGACGCCGGTCGTGGTCACCGACACGGCCGGCCGCATCGTCAAGCCAAACGCCGCCGCGGTGTCGCTGTTCGACATCGACACGCGGGACGGACTCGGCGACCCGCTCACCGACTACGTCGCCGTCGCGCTCGACGACCTCGACGGGACCCAGTGGGCGACTGTCCGCGAGGCCGGCCGGTCGCGGCAGTACTCCGTCGTGGTGTCTGCCCTGACCGACCCGAGCGGCCGGACCGTCGGCCGGACTGTCGTGTTCCAGGACGTCACCCAGGAGCGCGAACGCGAGCAGCGACTGGACGTGCTCAACCGTATCATCAGACACAACCTCCGCAACGAGATGACCGTCATTCGGGGCCACGCCGACGTCATCGAGGACCGTGCCGACGACGGGCAGGTCACCGACTCCGCGTCGACGATCGAGCGCAGCGCCGACCGACTCCTGGCGACCGGCGAGAAGGCCCGCGAGTTCGAGCGCGTCCTCGATACCCCCGGCCGCCAATCGGTCGACGTCACGACGTTCGTGGAGTCGGTCGTCGCCGACTTCCGAGTCCGGTTCCCCGACGCCACCGTCGACGTCGAGACGACGGTCCCAGTCAAGTGCGAGACCGAGCCGGCGATCCTCCGACTCGTCCTCGGGAACTTGATGGAGAACGCGCTCGAACACGGCTCGCACGTGACCGTGAGCGTCGAGTCAGACGACGGCGACGTGACGCTGGCGATCCACGACGACGGCCCCGGCATCACGCCGGAGGAACTGGCCCCGATACGACGGGGCCAGGAGACGGCGCTGGAACACTCCACCGGGATCGGACTGTGGGTGGTCCGCTGGGGCGTCGCCAAGCTCGGGGGCGACGTGTCCTTCGCCCCGTCCGACGACGGCACGACGGTACGGGTCAGCCTTCCCGGGCGGCCCTGA
- a CDS encoding 5-formyltetrahydrofolate cyclo-ligase, producing MDKQAIRERVWDALETEGVARFPFPPHGRIPNVARAADAAERVTETRAWADAETVKANPDAPQLPLRRAALRAGKTVYMAVPRLRDRRCFYELDPAEIDDVEAAPTVSSVADHARQVGPEAVGSVDLVVSGSVAVTEDGARIGKGEGFSDLEYAVLRELGLVDDGTPVVTTVHELQVVGGPDGVVDADVPVDAHDVPMDYVVTPERTVETDTPYDRPAGVDWTALSEERIAEMPVLAARAPD from the coding sequence ATGGACAAGCAGGCGATCCGGGAACGGGTCTGGGACGCGCTCGAAACCGAGGGCGTCGCCCGGTTCCCGTTCCCGCCGCACGGCCGCATCCCGAACGTCGCGCGGGCCGCGGACGCGGCCGAGCGCGTGACCGAGACGCGGGCCTGGGCGGACGCCGAGACGGTGAAGGCCAACCCCGACGCGCCGCAGTTGCCGCTCCGCCGGGCCGCCCTGCGGGCGGGCAAGACCGTCTACATGGCCGTCCCGCGGCTGCGCGATCGGCGGTGTTTCTACGAGCTCGATCCCGCCGAGATCGACGACGTCGAGGCCGCGCCGACGGTGTCGAGCGTCGCCGACCACGCCCGACAGGTCGGCCCCGAGGCCGTCGGGAGCGTCGACCTCGTCGTCTCCGGTTCGGTGGCCGTCACCGAGGACGGCGCACGTATCGGCAAGGGCGAGGGGTTCAGCGACCTGGAGTACGCCGTCCTCCGGGAGCTGGGCCTCGTCGACGACGGGACGCCGGTGGTGACGACGGTCCACGAACTGCAGGTCGTCGGCGGTCCCGACGGCGTCGTCGACGCCGACGTGCCGGTCGACGCACACGACGTGCCGATGGACTACGTGGTGACGCCCGAGCGGACCGTCGAGACGGACACGCCGTACGACCGGCCGGCGGGCGTCGACTGGACGGCGCTGTCCGAGGAGCGGATCGCCGAGATGCCGGTGCTGGCCGCGAGAGCGCCCGACTGA
- a CDS encoding DEAD/DEAH box helicase — translation MDETIAWLRDRPYYEGQIVDQRTVPGRTARTADCAVHDRVAGVLADEGITELYAHQTAAIEAVREGRNAVLATETASGKSLAYTVPAFERALDRRATTLYVAPQVALINDQTETLSDLARGLGFASGVSVAQYTGRQSKSEKETIRERQPTVLLTTPDMLHYGILPHAHRLWDWFFERLETVVVDEVHGYRGVFGSHVSLVLRRLRRLAERFDSDPEWVCCSATIGNPVEHAAGVTGQPEGSFELVDTDASASGPRHWLLWNPPEYDGGEGWGSGRRRSSHVETKRLFVDLVERGFQTLVFAGSRQTAERYAEESADALRDRGEYDLANGVGAYQAALTDEKRRDLEGRLQSGDLRGVWSTSALELGVDVGGLDAVLLDGYPGTRMRTFQQSGRAGRGTDPALVVLVGGEDQLDQYVLQNPATLFEESAERAVTNPENEQLLPDHVRAAASENWLSPDDDRHFGPTFPDVVADLESAGRLERRSTDQGVRWLTNGSPQHEMSLRTVDDREVKLVADGDVVATLPFEDALRDAHPGAIYHHQGRRYEVTDLDLATGVAELDRTWADYYTRVLHDKTITVETDLDERTLPAREDVPVRFASVTMRKQITGYERRDGSSGEVVGRRPLDLPETTLETKALYYTVPEDLESEIRGAAYEGADAGDAVADGGVAREGADAGDFPGAIHAAEHAMISMFPFEYLCDRGDIGGLSTPRHPHTDAPTIFVYDGYPGGVGLTRAGYGDVAALLETTLSMLRSCGCADGCPACVQSPHCGNANDPLDKHGAIHLLEGLTGGD, via the coding sequence GTGGACGAGACCATCGCGTGGCTCCGGGATCGACCCTACTACGAGGGGCAGATCGTCGACCAGCGAACGGTCCCGGGGCGGACGGCCCGCACCGCCGACTGCGCCGTCCACGACCGGGTCGCCGGCGTGCTGGCAGACGAGGGGATCACGGAACTCTACGCCCATCAGACCGCCGCGATCGAGGCGGTCCGCGAGGGGCGCAACGCCGTGCTGGCGACCGAGACCGCCAGCGGCAAGAGCCTCGCGTACACGGTGCCCGCGTTCGAGCGGGCCCTGGACCGGCGTGCGACCACGCTCTACGTCGCCCCGCAGGTCGCGCTCATCAACGACCAGACGGAGACGCTCTCGGACCTGGCACGGGGACTGGGCTTCGCCTCCGGCGTCTCCGTCGCCCAGTACACCGGCCGACAGTCGAAATCCGAGAAGGAAACGATCCGGGAGCGCCAGCCAACCGTCCTGCTGACGACGCCGGACATGCTCCACTACGGCATCCTGCCCCACGCCCACCGGCTCTGGGACTGGTTCTTCGAGCGGCTGGAGACGGTCGTCGTCGACGAGGTCCACGGCTACCGCGGCGTGTTCGGCAGCCACGTCTCGCTGGTGTTGCGACGCCTCCGGCGGCTCGCCGAGCGGTTCGACAGCGACCCCGAGTGGGTCTGCTGTTCGGCGACCATCGGCAACCCCGTCGAGCACGCCGCCGGCGTCACCGGCCAGCCCGAGGGGTCGTTCGAGCTCGTGGACACCGACGCCAGCGCCAGCGGGCCGCGCCACTGGCTGCTGTGGAACCCGCCGGAGTACGATGGTGGAGAAGGGTGGGGCAGCGGCCGCCGACGGTCCAGTCACGTCGAGACGAAACGGCTGTTCGTCGACCTCGTCGAACGGGGGTTCCAGACGCTGGTGTTCGCCGGGTCCAGACAGACCGCCGAGCGCTACGCCGAGGAGAGCGCCGACGCCCTGCGGGACCGCGGCGAGTACGACCTCGCGAACGGCGTCGGCGCGTACCAGGCCGCGCTCACCGACGAGAAGCGTCGGGACCTCGAAGGGCGGCTGCAGTCGGGGGACCTGCGGGGCGTCTGGTCGACCAGCGCGCTGGAACTGGGCGTCGACGTGGGCGGCCTCGACGCCGTCCTGCTGGACGGCTACCCCGGAACGCGGATGCGGACCTTCCAGCAGTCGGGGCGGGCCGGCCGGGGCACCGATCCGGCGCTCGTCGTCCTGGTCGGCGGCGAGGACCAGCTGGACCAGTACGTACTGCAGAACCCGGCCACGCTGTTCGAGGAGTCCGCCGAACGGGCCGTCACCAACCCCGAGAACGAGCAGCTGTTGCCCGACCACGTCCGCGCGGCCGCCAGCGAGAACTGGCTCTCGCCCGACGACGACCGTCACTTCGGGCCGACGTTCCCGGACGTGGTGGCCGACCTCGAATCGGCCGGCCGGCTGGAACGCCGGTCGACCGACCAGGGGGTGCGCTGGCTCACCAACGGCAGCCCGCAACACGAGATGAGCCTGCGGACCGTCGACGACCGGGAGGTGAAACTGGTCGCCGACGGGGACGTGGTGGCGACCCTGCCCTTCGAAGACGCGCTGCGGGACGCCCACCCGGGCGCGATCTACCACCACCAGGGCCGCCGGTACGAGGTGACAGATCTGGACCTCGCGACCGGCGTCGCCGAACTCGACCGGACGTGGGCGGACTACTACACCCGCGTCCTGCACGACAAGACAATCACCGTCGAGACGGACCTCGACGAGCGGACCCTCCCGGCCCGCGAGGACGTTCCGGTCCGGTTCGCGTCGGTGACGATGCGCAAGCAGATCACCGGCTACGAGCGCCGGGACGGCTCCTCGGGCGAGGTGGTCGGCCGGCGGCCGCTGGACCTCCCCGAGACCACGCTGGAGACAAAGGCGCTGTACTACACCGTCCCGGAGGATCTGGAGTCGGAGATCCGCGGTGCGGCCTACGAGGGGGCCGACGCCGGGGACGCGGTCGCGGACGGCGGCGTCGCCCGCGAGGGCGCGGACGCCGGGGACTTCCCCGGTGCTATCCACGCCGCCGAACACGCGATGATCTCGATGTTCCCCTTCGAGTACCTCTGTGACCGGGGCGACATCGGCGGCCTCTCGACGCCGCGACACCCCCACACCGACGCGCCGACGATCTTCGTCTACGACGGCTACCCCGGCGGCGTCGGCCTGACGAGGGCGGGCTACGGCGACGTGGCCGCGCTGCTGGAGACGACGCTGTCGATGCTGCGCTCCTGTGGCTGTGCCGACGGCTGTCCGGCCTGCGTGCAGTCGCCCCACTGCGGGAACGCCAACGACCCGCTGGACAAGCACGGCGCGATCCACCTGCTGGAGGGGCTGACGGGCGGGGACTAG
- a CDS encoding TIGR00300 family protein translates to MTVSREVELEGHIIDSGMMQTCFGIIMDLDGSFTVEAFDIGRRKEDTSYARLLVEADDPEQLQSIVHELHQNGANPADPKDATLEPAPADQVVPHGFYSTTNHPTYIRHDGEWLPVERMEMDCAVVVEDGDDPRAHTKVLNAVEAGDLVVTGDTGIRVEPPERPRDAGGAFGFMQGGVSSERPSESTIRKVATAIEETKRAGGTVLAVCGPALIHSGAREDLARLVREGYVDMLSAGNGFAVHDIERDLYGTSLGVDTETLDHARHGHKHHIYAISEVIREGGIEAAVESGTIESGVMYECVENDRPYVLAGSIRDDGPLPDTITDAVEAQDAIREQAHEADMVLMLSTLLHSVAVGNCLPSTTRVVCVDINPSTVTQLLDRGSAQAVGMVTDIGTFVPILADQLLGDGD, encoded by the coding sequence ATGACGGTCTCCCGCGAGGTCGAACTGGAGGGGCACATCATCGACTCGGGGATGATGCAGACCTGCTTCGGCATCATTATGGACCTGGACGGCTCGTTCACCGTCGAGGCGTTCGACATCGGCCGACGGAAGGAGGACACCTCCTACGCCCGGCTGCTGGTCGAGGCCGACGACCCCGAGCAGCTCCAGTCCATCGTCCACGAACTCCACCAGAATGGGGCCAACCCCGCCGACCCGAAGGACGCGACGCTGGAGCCCGCGCCCGCCGACCAGGTGGTCCCCCACGGCTTCTACTCGACGACGAACCACCCGACGTACATCCGTCACGACGGCGAGTGGCTCCCCGTCGAGCGGATGGAGATGGACTGTGCGGTCGTCGTGGAGGACGGCGACGACCCCCGCGCCCACACCAAGGTCCTCAACGCCGTCGAGGCGGGCGACCTGGTCGTCACCGGCGACACCGGCATCAGGGTCGAACCGCCGGAACGACCCCGCGACGCCGGCGGGGCCTTCGGGTTTATGCAGGGCGGGGTCTCCTCGGAACGGCCCTCGGAGTCGACCATCCGGAAGGTCGCCACCGCCATCGAGGAGACGAAGCGGGCGGGCGGGACGGTACTGGCGGTCTGTGGCCCGGCGCTGATCCACTCGGGGGCCCGCGAGGACCTCGCGAGACTGGTCCGGGAGGGCTACGTCGACATGCTCTCGGCGGGCAACGGCTTCGCCGTCCACGACATCGAGCGGGACCTCTACGGGACGTCGCTCGGGGTGGACACCGAAACCCTGGACCACGCCCGCCACGGCCACAAACACCACATCTACGCCATCAGCGAGGTGATCCGCGAGGGCGGTATCGAGGCCGCCGTCGAGTCCGGCACCATCGAGTCCGGCGTGATGTACGAGTGCGTCGAGAACGACCGCCCGTACGTGCTGGCCGGGTCGATCCGCGACGACGGCCCCTTGCCCGACACGATCACGGACGCCGTCGAGGCACAGGACGCCATCCGCGAGCAGGCCCACGAGGCAGACATGGTGTTGATGCTGTCGACGCTGCTGCACTCCGTGGCGGTCGGGAACTGCCTCCCGTCGACGACGCGGGTCGTCTGTGTCGACATCAACCCCTCGACGGTCACGCAACTGCTCGACCGGGGGAGCGCACAGGCCGTGGGGATGGTCACGGACATCGGGACCTTCGTCCCGATCCTGGCGGACCAGCTACTGGGCGACGGGGACTGA
- a CDS encoding gamma-glutamylcyclotransferase family protein encodes MTAPATVFVYGTLTDPGTADRLLPSVDYRGRATLVGLHRVDGDYPTLAPGGEVAGRLLRTTALDALDAYEGVDRGLYVRVSIPVADADGETVECYVGDPDALGAPADWPGDGPFADRVRAHCRDAGVVVEPRE; translated from the coding sequence GTGACAGCGCCCGCGACCGTCTTCGTCTACGGGACGCTGACCGACCCCGGCACGGCCGACCGGCTCCTCCCGTCGGTCGACTACCGGGGACGGGCGACCCTCGTCGGCCTGCACCGCGTCGACGGCGACTACCCGACGCTCGCGCCCGGCGGTGAGGTAGCTGGTCGGCTCCTGCGGACGACGGCACTCGACGCGCTCGACGCCTACGAGGGGGTCGACCGCGGGCTGTACGTCCGCGTGTCGATCCCCGTCGCCGACGCCGACGGCGAGACCGTCGAGTGCTACGTCGGCGACCCCGACGCCCTCGGCGCGCCCGCCGATTGGCCGGGCGACGGCCCGTTCGCCGACCGCGTCCGGGCGCACTGTCGCGATGCGGGCGTCGTTGTCGAGCCCCGCGAGTGA
- the carA gene encoding glutamine-hydrolyzing carbamoyl-phosphate synthase small subunit, producing the protein MTDAYVALEGDRVIEARCRAPGTARGEVVFTTAYTGYEESLTDPSYEEQVLTFSYPLIGNYGVREERFESDRVHPRAAVAREMTDDVAEWLESEGVPAVDHLDTRDIVTEIRDEGAMKCGVAAGPDVTEQDALDELHQCKHMSDHTDIGAQVSVDDVTVHNEGGDGATVALVDCGAKGSIIESLVERDAEVHVFPYDADEDDVAAVDPDLLFISNGPGDPENFQQAGELVDTYVGDVPLAGICLGQQVVASALGGETEKMEFGHRGVNQPVRDLRSNQVVMTTQNHGYTVADPGEKLDVTQVNVNDDTPEGLENDDLDIITRQYHPEANPGPHDSLGFFDDVLAMAEE; encoded by the coding sequence ATGACGGACGCATACGTAGCGCTGGAGGGCGATCGCGTCATCGAGGCGCGCTGTCGCGCTCCGGGGACCGCCCGCGGCGAAGTAGTGTTCACGACGGCGTACACCGGCTACGAGGAGAGCCTGACCGACCCCTCCTACGAGGAGCAGGTGCTGACGTTCTCGTACCCGCTCATCGGGAACTACGGCGTCCGGGAGGAGCGCTTCGAGTCCGACCGCGTCCACCCGCGGGCCGCCGTCGCCCGGGAGATGACCGACGACGTCGCCGAGTGGCTCGAATCGGAGGGCGTGCCCGCCGTCGACCACCTCGACACCCGCGACATCGTCACGGAGATCCGCGACGAGGGGGCGATGAAGTGCGGCGTCGCCGCCGGCCCCGACGTCACCGAGCAGGACGCGCTGGACGAGCTCCACCAGTGCAAGCACATGTCCGACCACACGGACATCGGCGCGCAGGTCTCCGTCGACGACGTGACCGTCCACAACGAGGGCGGCGACGGCGCGACCGTCGCGCTGGTCGACTGCGGCGCGAAGGGCTCGATCATCGAGTCGCTGGTCGAGCGCGACGCCGAGGTCCACGTCTTCCCCTACGACGCCGACGAGGACGACGTGGCCGCGGTCGACCCCGACCTGCTGTTCATCTCGAACGGCCCGGGCGACCCCGAGAACTTCCAGCAGGCCGGCGAACTGGTCGACACCTACGTCGGCGACGTGCCGCTGGCGGGCATCTGTCTCGGCCAGCAGGTCGTCGCCAGCGCGCTGGGCGGCGAGACCGAGAAGATGGAGTTCGGCCACCGCGGCGTCAACCAACCGGTCCGGGACCTCCGCTCGAACCAGGTCGTGATGACGACCCAGAACCACGGCTACACCGTCGCCGACCCCGGCGAGAAGCTCGACGTGACGCAGGTCAACGTCAACGACGACACCCCGGAGGGCCTGGAGAACGACGACCTGGACATCATCACGCGCCAGTACCACCCCGAGGCCAACCCCGGCCCGCACGACTCGCTGGGCTTCTTCGACGACGTGCTGGCGATGGCAGAGGAGTAG
- a CDS encoding AI-2E family transporter, with product MDEKRLVVALFGLAVAAVLGALAFQFVAPLTVSVFLYYSTRRYYKFLRRLRLPARARAVVVMASLALPLLLLVSYALVLLVVEAQQFVEQYALIDVASAHVDWLGDVETMPDLTFQGLYEAYQTGQLSPVVEFVGDHASLLTTLVSNFFLNLFITTIVTYYLLLDGHRIREWLLRFDDDAVLRTYLEAADEELEAVLFGNLLNVLAITLIAIAAFSGYNALVPAPARVPYPALAGALTGIASLIPVVGMKVVYVPLTGIAALPALLGGDTSTLAYVLGFLLVAVVVVDTIPDLLLRPILSGEETHVGLLMLAYTLGPVVLGFYGLFFAPILLVVGLTFATTALPRLLGADEPEGLHQDQLRLDDFR from the coding sequence ATGGACGAGAAACGGCTCGTCGTCGCCCTGTTCGGACTCGCAGTCGCGGCGGTGCTCGGCGCGCTGGCCTTCCAGTTCGTCGCGCCGCTGACGGTGTCCGTGTTCCTCTACTACTCGACGCGGCGGTACTACAAGTTCCTCCGGCGGCTCCGGTTGCCCGCCCGGGCGCGCGCCGTCGTCGTGATGGCCTCGCTCGCGCTCCCCCTGCTCCTGCTGGTGAGTTACGCGCTGGTGTTGCTGGTCGTCGAGGCCCAGCAGTTCGTCGAACAGTACGCCCTCATCGACGTGGCGTCGGCCCACGTCGACTGGCTGGGCGACGTCGAGACGATGCCGGACCTCACCTTCCAGGGACTGTACGAGGCGTACCAGACCGGACAGCTGTCGCCGGTCGTGGAGTTCGTGGGCGACCACGCGTCGCTGCTGACGACGCTGGTCTCGAACTTCTTCCTGAACCTCTTCATCACCACCATCGTCACGTACTACCTCCTGCTGGACGGGCACCGCATCCGGGAGTGGCTGCTCCGGTTCGACGACGACGCCGTCCTCCGGACGTACCTGGAGGCCGCAGACGAGGAACTGGAGGCCGTGCTGTTCGGGAACCTCCTCAACGTCCTCGCGATCACGCTCATCGCCATCGCGGCCTTCAGCGGCTACAACGCGCTCGTCCCGGCCCCTGCGCGGGTGCCGTATCCGGCGCTGGCGGGCGCGCTGACCGGGATCGCCAGCCTGATCCCCGTCGTCGGGATGAAGGTCGTCTACGTCCCGCTGACCGGGATCGCGGCGCTGCCGGCCCTGCTGGGCGGCGACACCTCGACGCTGGCGTACGTGCTGGGCTTTCTCCTGGTCGCCGTCGTCGTCGTCGACACGATCCCGGACCTCCTCCTGCGGCCCATCCTCAGCGGCGAGGAGACCCACGTCGGCTTGCTGATGCTCGCGTACACGCTCGGCCCGGTCGTGCTGGGCTTCTACGGGCTCTTTTTCGCGCCGATCCTGCTGGTCGTCGGGCTGACCTTCGCGACCACGGCGCTGCCGCGGCTCCTGGGCGCTGACGAGCCGGAGGGGCTCCACCAGGACCAGTTGCGACTCGACGACTTCCGGTAG
- a CDS encoding mechanosensitive ion channel family protein produces MQSPQPLADSIPQAYVQLAEDGAQFLVAAAVVYAVGRLLVVPAVRWALGRAEVNPTLLSAVSSASHLGVVVFALAVGAGISGFTGALAGSTLVAAGLTVAVGLAAQDVLGNFVAGAFIVTDSDLNVGDTIVWDDRTGTIVDIDLRVTRVRTANNDRIVVPNTDLATSAVVNQTATDPVGIEHQFAVDPGADLDEVAGLVRNVARDLDHVAAKPRPSVEVTDLTAGSVVLTARIWLPIERKNRQPTVRSAFVRGVHDACLAEGIDLTAAPETELSGEVTIREPAD; encoded by the coding sequence ATGCAGTCTCCCCAGCCGCTCGCCGACAGCATCCCCCAGGCGTACGTCCAGCTCGCCGAAGACGGCGCGCAGTTCCTCGTGGCCGCGGCGGTCGTCTACGCCGTCGGTCGACTGCTCGTGGTACCGGCCGTCAGGTGGGCGCTGGGACGGGCCGAGGTGAACCCGACGCTCCTGAGCGCCGTCTCGAGCGCGAGTCACCTCGGGGTCGTCGTGTTCGCTCTCGCCGTCGGCGCGGGGATCTCGGGGTTCACCGGGGCGCTCGCGGGCTCGACGCTGGTCGCCGCCGGGCTGACGGTCGCGGTCGGGCTGGCGGCCCAGGACGTGCTGGGGAACTTCGTCGCCGGGGCGTTCATCGTCACCGACTCCGACCTCAACGTCGGCGACACCATCGTCTGGGACGACCGGACGGGGACGATCGTCGACATCGACCTGCGGGTCACGCGGGTCCGGACGGCGAACAACGACCGCATCGTCGTCCCGAACACGGACCTGGCCACCAGCGCGGTCGTGAACCAGACGGCGACCGATCCGGTCGGGATCGAACACCAGTTCGCGGTCGACCCGGGCGCGGACCTCGACGAGGTCGCCGGCCTCGTCAGGAACGTCGCTCGCGATCTGGACCACGTCGCCGCGAAACCGCGTCCGTCGGTCGAGGTCACGGACCTGACCGCGGGATCGGTGGTGCTGACCGCGCGGATCTGGCTCCCGATCGAGCGCAAGAACCGCCAGCCCACGGTCCGGTCGGCGTTCGTCAGGGGCGTTCACGACGCCTGTCTCGCCGAGGGGATCGACCTCACGGCGGCGCCGGAGACGGAGCTCTCGGGCGAGGTGACGATCCGGGAGCCAGCCGACTAG
- a CDS encoding Lrp/AsnC family transcriptional regulator codes for MDELDREILSILRRDARTPYTEIADEVGTSEGTVRNRVEQLIEDGVIERFTIATRTGNVKSMIEVGVDVDVDTAAVTDRIAEWQAVDFVWQVSGEEDIVVVVDAADTGAVNDLITRAREMDEVVSTKTRLILDERVG; via the coding sequence ATGGACGAACTGGACCGCGAGATCCTCTCGATCCTCCGCCGGGACGCCCGCACCCCCTACACGGAGATCGCCGACGAGGTCGGGACCTCCGAGGGAACCGTCCGGAACCGCGTCGAGCAACTGATCGAGGACGGCGTCATCGAGCGGTTCACCATCGCCACTCGGACCGGCAACGTCAAGTCGATGATCGAGGTCGGTGTCGACGTGGACGTGGACACCGCGGCCGTGACCGACCGCATCGCCGAGTGGCAGGCGGTCGACTTCGTCTGGCAGGTCTCGGGCGAAGAGGACATCGTGGTCGTGGTCGACGCCGCCGACACCGGGGCCGTCAACGACCTCATCACGCGTGCCCGCGAGATGGACGAGGTCGTGAGTACGAAGACGAGGCTGATTCTGGACGAGCGAGTTGGGTGA
- a CDS encoding zinc ribbon domain-containing protein: MVLETVTEFLRPDKTYTYECNDCGAEFETTAMRHDAECPDCGGPPKPTWQS; encoded by the coding sequence ATGGTGCTCGAAACAGTCACGGAGTTCCTTCGGCCCGACAAGACGTACACGTACGAGTGCAACGACTGCGGGGCGGAGTTCGAGACGACCGCGATGCGCCACGACGCCGAGTGCCCCGACTGCGGCGGTCCGCCCAAGCCGACCTGGCAGTCGTGA